Proteins from a genomic interval of Thunnus maccoyii chromosome 1, fThuMac1.1, whole genome shotgun sequence:
- the mafa gene encoding transcription factor Maf: MASELAMSNSDLPTSPLAMEYVNDFDLMKFEVKKEPVEPDRNINQCSRLIAGGSLSSTPMSTPCSSVPPSPSFSAPSPGSGSDQKTHIEDFYWMSGYQQQLNPEALGFSPEDAVEALINSSHQLQSFDGYARGQQFAGAAGAGGTMAGEEMGSAAAVVSAVIAAAAAQNGGQHHHHHHHHHNSSSGHHQAPGVQSNGTSGTNHPHMRLDDRFSDDQLVTMSVRELNRQLRGVSKEEVIRLKQKRRTLKNRGYAQSCRFKRVQQRHVLEGEKTQLVQQVEHLKQEISRLVRERDAYKEKYEKLISNGFRENGSSSDNNPSSPEFFMSSRKFLHL; encoded by the coding sequence ATGGCATCAGAGCTGGCAATGAGCAACTCCGACCTGCCCACCAGTCCCCTGGCCATGGAATATGTTAATGACTTCGATCTGATGAAGTTTGAAGTGAAAAAGGAGCCGGTGGAGCCCGATCGCAACATCAACCAGTGCAGTCGCCTTATCGCCGGGGGATCCTTGTCTTCCACCCCGATGAGCACGCCTTGCAGCTCGGTGCCCCCTTCCCCAAGCTTCTCGGCGCCCAGTCCGGGCTCGGGGAGCGATCAGAAGACACACATAGAGGATTTCTACTGGATGTCCGGTTATCAACAGCAGTTGAATCCAGAGGCGCTGGGCTTCAGCCCCGAAGACGCAGTCGAGGCGCTGATCAACAGCAGTCACCAGCTCCAGTCTTTCGATGGCTATGCCAGGGGCCAGCAGTTTGCTGGCGCTGCCGGAGCAGGAGGCACCATGGCCGGAGAAGAGATGGGGTCCGCCGCAGCCGTGGTGTCGGCAGTTATCGCTGCCGCAGCCGCTCAGAACGGCGggcaacaccaccaccaccaccatcaccaccacaacagcagcagcggcCACCACCAGGCACCCGGCGTCCAGTCCAACGGCACTTCTGGGACAAATCACCCACACATGCGCTTGGACGACCGGTTTTCAGACGACCAGCTGGTAACCATGTCAGTGCGGGAGCTCAACCGGCAGCTACGGGGGGTCAGCAAGGAAGAAGTGATCAGATtgaaacagaagaggaggacCCTTAAGAACAGAGGCTACGCTCAGTCCTGTCGGTTCAAGCGGGTCCAGCAGCGGCACGTCCTGGAGGGGGAGAAGACGCAACTCGTGCAGCAGGTCGAGCACCTAAAGCAGGAGATCTCCAGGCTGGTCCGGGAGAGGGACGCGTACAAAGAAAAGTATGAGAAGCTCATCAGCAACGGCTTCAGAGAAAATGGATCCAGCAGTGACAACAACCCTTCATCTCCGGAGTTTTTCAT